Proteins found in one Nasonia vitripennis strain AsymCx chromosome PSR unlocalized genomic scaffold, Nvit_psr_1.1 chrPSR_random0011, whole genome shotgun sequence genomic segment:
- the LOC116738698 gene encoding uncharacterized protein LOC116738698 produces the protein MEEQMAQAAMQVEGDAVEGIVVEERGNNGEGRKREGESEWGHEATNENASRVGMTLYADGGEPIKIEYDVLEEFMHEWDPSLDRLGTEQGVRNDILLEAMEGAEIVVGNGLYEWTKHDEEHIREIEANNQPCAKRPRLT, from the coding sequence ATGGAAGAACAGATGGCGCAAGCTGCTATGCAAGTAGAGGGAGATGCGGTGGAGGGGATTGTGGTGGAGGAGAGGGGCAACAATGGCGAAGgacgaaaaagagagggagaaagtgaGTGGGGGCATGAAGCAACCAATGAGAATGCTTCGCGGGTGGGGATGACACTTTATGCTGATGGAGGGGAACCAATCAAGATTGAATATGATGTTTTAGAGGAGTTTATGCACGAGTGGGATCCCTCATTGGATAGGTTAGGAACTGAACAAGGAGTGAGAAATGATATACTACTAGAGGCTATGGAAGGGGCAGAAATTGTGGTGGGAAACGGGCTATATGAATGGACGAAACACGATGAAGAGCACATTCGAGAAATCGAAGCGAACAACCAACCTTGTGCAAAGAGACCAAGACTCACCTAA